From a single Chiloscyllium punctatum isolate Juve2018m chromosome 29, sChiPun1.3, whole genome shotgun sequence genomic region:
- the znf296 gene encoding zinc finger protein 296, whose translation MSRRKQGSKPQHRSVLSREDTALDEASTQKVAMPPQPDPRHQDLLTCGQCGRNFLLRNILGFIEHKKSRCQRPARLRDMGGGPHSPLAAQQATADPLVTSEDMYSASISEIGVEDNPVGDELEPAYYVCTSCEEPFSNARVLLHHAQYTHGLQIYLELDDSERTGIPPSPGEEQVAPFASMLEGSPFEEPRCPESSVRGPRSPANSLLFGPSALGQPEYSDSGSEEAVSRHRATERTFPMRMPAKAMDFSRRLRKLAAGGLGPGAGGRPAFLSGLASSPPPASSSSSSSRPHGRSKECEFCGKSFKFPSNLVVHRRSHTGEKPYRCPFCDHACSQSSKLKRHMKTHINHAGILNGWAAALPDGPLLEDGYRHRAYQAPGLENGMAEDGDEHTTTDYPALSTEHDIKIKVLKEEPESGEDQQLGKLKEQLDCQANEALSESERLQMEGDSDLANGETESARASPPGLANGFGFHSKRLLAPPRGPSLLRGTLRQIKAEKDHLSEEASRNFYSRWLADCAASRRPAGAPSSTAAGARASPSSENSVENAGSCSSSPPREASADSGTASGHSTPKRLGVGRGLGEGRRRNTCEFCGKTFRNASNLTVHRRSHTGERPYRCELCSYACTQSSKLTRHMKTHMQPGKEVFRCNTCNIPFSIYSTLEKHMKKRHSEHLQEPQLSN comes from the exons ATGTCCCGCCGCAAACAAGGCAGCAAACCGCAGCACCGCAGCGTACTGAGCC GTGAGGACACAGCGTTGGATGAGGCCTCGACCCAGAAGGTTGCCATGCCGCCACAGCCCGACCCACGGCACCAGGACCTCCTGACCTGTGGCCAATGTGGCCGCAATTTCCTCCTCCGCAATATCCTGGGCTTCATTGAGCACAAGAAGAGCCGCTGCCAGAGGCCCGCTCGCCTCAGAGATATGGGCGGGGGTCCGCATTCCCCTCTCGCTGCCCAGCAGGCAACGGCCGACCCACTCGTGACCAGCGAGGACATGTATTCAGCCAGCATTTCAGAGATTGGAGTGGAGGACAATCCCGTGGGAG ATGAGTTGGAACCTGCGTATTATGTCTGCACCTCCTGTGAGGAGCCCTTTTCCAATGCTAGGGTCCTGCTGCACCATGCACAGTACACCCATGGCCTGCAGATCTACCTGGAACTGGATGATTCGGAGAGGACGGGGATCCCTCCATCGCCCGGGGAGGAGCAGGTCGCTCCATTCGCCTCCATGCTCGAGGGGAGCCCCTTCGAGGAGCCACGATGCCCCGAATCCTCAGTGCGTGGGCCCCGCTCCCCGGCCAACTCACTGCTCTTCGGCCCATCGGCCCTGGGCCAGCCGGAGTACAGCGACAGCGGCTCCGAGGAGGCCGTCTCCCGCCACCGTGCCACCGAGCGGACCTTCCCTATGAGGATGCCGGCGAAGGCAATGGACTTTTCCCGGAGGCTGCGTAAGCTGGCGGCGGGAGGTTTGGGGCCTGGTGCAGGAGGCCGACCGGCCTTCCTCTCGGGTCTTGCTTCATCTCCACCGCCcgcttcctcctcctcctcctcctccaggcCCCACGGCCGCAGCAAGGAGTGTGAGTTCTGCGGCAAGAGCTTCAAGTTCCCCAGCAACCTGGTGGTGCACCGGAGGAGCCACACTGGCGAGAAGCCGTACCGGTGCCCCTTCTGCGACCACGCCTGCAGCCAGTCCAGCAAGCTCAAGCGCCACATGAAGACGCACATCAACCACGCCGGCATCCTCAACGGCTGGGCCGCAGCTCTGCCCGATGGCCCCCTCCTGGAGGATGGCTACCGACACCGGGCCTACCAGGCACCAGGCCTGGAGAATGGCATGGCCGAGGACGGCGACGAACACACCACCACCGACTACCCAGCTCTCAGCACTGAGCATGACATAAAG ATAAAGGTCCTGAAGGAGGAACCAGAGTCGGGTGAAGATCAGCAGCTGGGGAAACTCAAGGAGCAGTTGGACTGCCAGGCAAATGAGGCCCTGTCTGAGTCAGAACGCCTCCagatggagggggacagtgaCCTTGCTAACGGTGAGACCGAATCGGCCAGGGCCTCTCCGCCAGGCCTGGCCAACGGTTTTGGCTTTCATTCCAAGCGGCTTCTTGCACCCCCACGGGGCCCCAGCCTTCTGAGAGGGACTCTCAGGCAGATCAAGGCCGAGAAAGACCACCTGTCGGAGGAGGCCAGCCGGAACTTCTACTCCCGGTGGCTGGCTGACTGCGCAGCCTCCCGGAGACCGGCGGGAGCCCCCTCCTCTACGGCCGCCGGCGCCCGGGCCTCCCCGTCGTCCGAGAACTCCGTCGAGAATGCCGGCTCCTGCTCCTCCAGCCCGCCCCGGGAGGCGTCGGCAGACAGCGGCACGGCCAGCGGGCACAGCACGCCGAAACGGCTGGGCGTCGGGCGGGGGCTGGGCGAGGGGCGCCGCCGCAACACCTGCGAGTTCTGTGGCAAGACCTTCCGCAATGCCAGCAACCTGACGGTGCACCGGAGGagccacacgggggagaggccatacCGCTGCGAGCTCTGCAGCTACGCCTGCACTCAGAGCAGCAAGCTGACCCGGCACATGAAGACACATATGCAGCCGGGCAAGGAAGTCTTCCGCTGCAACACGTGCAACATCCCCTTCAGTATCTACAGCACCTTGGAGAAGCACATGAAAAAACGCCACAGTGAACACCTCCAGGAGCCCCAGCTCTCCAATTGa